In Picosynechococcus sp. PCC 7002, the following are encoded in one genomic region:
- a CDS encoding CheW domain-containing protein → MVAPSTQTDFFRVQLYPAGADPLAQTRLLIPLENMLEVMTLPRQDICPVPGVAPGVLGVTNQRGQLIWVVDRRSPSGLGTSAARPNPQEKLTVVLLGQGDAGQVGFVVTQLEGIAPFDLGGAAPVATAWQRFYPHCDRQLVKGPETGFTLAMGHLSHYLQGTPVNQ, encoded by the coding sequence ATGGTCGCTCCCTCTACCCAAACCGATTTCTTCCGGGTTCAACTGTATCCTGCTGGGGCTGATCCCCTTGCCCAAACACGCTTGTTGATTCCCCTAGAGAATATGTTGGAAGTGATGACCCTGCCCCGCCAAGACATTTGCCCGGTACCAGGGGTCGCTCCAGGGGTGTTGGGGGTGACGAACCAACGGGGGCAGTTGATTTGGGTGGTGGATCGGCGATCGCCTTCGGGATTAGGAACATCCGCAGCGCGGCCCAATCCCCAGGAAAAGCTAACGGTGGTGCTCCTGGGCCAGGGAGATGCAGGGCAAGTGGGCTTTGTGGTGACCCAGCTTGAGGGCATTGCGCCGTTTGACTTGGGGGGGGCGGCTCCGGTGGCGACGGCTTGGCAGAGATTTTATCCCCATTGCGATCGCCAACTGGTCAAGGGGCCAGAGACGGGATTTACGTTGGCCATGGGCCATTTATCTCACTACCTACAGGGCACCCCGGTCAATCAGTAA
- a CDS encoding response regulator gives MKKVLVVDDSKSEQTLVRALLEKMSLEVSLADNGDEALTWLRNHDQPDLIFLDIVMPGLNGLDLCREIRESLGYEEVPIIFCSNKSQDFDRFWALRQGGNAYLTKPYSPMEFMKTVKEYLA, from the coding sequence ATGAAAAAAGTTTTAGTTGTTGATGATTCTAAATCGGAACAAACCCTTGTCCGGGCACTCCTGGAAAAAATGAGCCTAGAGGTCAGCCTGGCGGACAATGGCGATGAAGCCTTAACTTGGCTGCGCAACCATGACCAACCGGATCTAATTTTCCTCGATATTGTGATGCCTGGGCTCAATGGCCTCGATTTATGCCGAGAAATTCGTGAAAGTCTGGGTTACGAGGAGGTGCCAATTATTTTTTGTTCTAACAAAAGCCAGGACTTCGACCGTTTTTGGGCGTTACGTCAAGGGGGCAATGCTTATTTAACGAAACCCTACAGTCCGATGGAATTCATGAAAACAGTCAAAGAGTATTTGGCTTAG
- a CDS encoding response regulator, with the protein MKVQDAITKNVVIPGQVLQSLIQRQMSGTMTIYDPLDESVFWQLYFGGGKLHFATSGMGKRERLTYLLGQLFPKAKFPMGDSFSQDYDYICQIWKAGKLSLQQVRQVLFFTTQEAIAQFLSLPRAAIKFERALNLDPLLLSLSLKEMVRPIQPTVRQWVQLRPEIASPFQRLQVKDFREIRSRSWLNLQDYQFMESLREPLDQQVTLYELSHHTRRSTLELSQLFHPLVKTGLIEVIPYAGVPQKPKPRIACIDDSKSIQRVVKMTLEASGFEVIGVTEPALSLSTFARQRPELILMDINMPEIDGYELCRLFNQSEMLRDIPVVMLTGRDGIIDRLRAKMVGASDYIAKPFNPQDLIRMVQSYVEQTSAQSTP; encoded by the coding sequence ATGAAAGTGCAAGATGCCATCACCAAAAACGTTGTGATTCCGGGCCAAGTCCTCCAATCCCTGATCCAACGGCAAATGTCGGGGACCATGACCATTTACGATCCCTTAGATGAATCGGTATTTTGGCAGCTTTATTTTGGGGGCGGGAAGCTGCATTTTGCCACCAGTGGTATGGGCAAACGGGAGCGCTTAACGTATCTTTTGGGGCAACTGTTTCCGAAAGCGAAATTTCCCATGGGAGATAGCTTTTCCCAAGATTATGATTACATTTGTCAAATTTGGAAAGCTGGAAAATTATCCCTCCAGCAAGTCCGCCAAGTTTTATTTTTTACGACCCAAGAGGCGATCGCCCAGTTTTTATCCCTGCCCCGCGCTGCCATTAAATTTGAACGCGCCCTTAATTTAGATCCCCTGTTGCTGTCCCTGTCCCTCAAGGAAATGGTGCGCCCAATCCAGCCGACCGTTCGCCAATGGGTACAACTCCGCCCCGAAATCGCTTCCCCTTTCCAGCGCCTACAAGTCAAAGATTTCCGTGAAATCCGGAGCCGCTCCTGGCTAAACCTCCAGGACTATCAATTTATGGAAAGCCTCCGGGAGCCCCTCGACCAACAAGTCACCCTCTATGAGCTGAGTCACCACACCCGCCGTTCCACCCTCGAACTCAGCCAACTCTTCCATCCCCTCGTCAAAACAGGCTTGATTGAAGTTATTCCCTATGCGGGCGTTCCCCAAAAACCCAAACCCCGCATTGCCTGTATTGATGACAGCAAATCAATACAACGGGTCGTCAAAATGACCCTAGAAGCCAGTGGCTTTGAGGTTATCGGGGTCACTGAACCTGCTTTATCTCTGAGTACCTTTGCTCGCCAACGGCCAGAACTAATTCTGATGGATATCAACATGCCCGAAATCGATGGTTACGAGCTTTGTCGCCTGTTTAACCAATCCGAAATGCTTAGGGATATTCCCGTGGTGATGCTTACGGGGCGCGATGGAATTATTGATCGCCTCCGTGCCAAGATGGTGGGGGCTTCTGACTACATCGCTAAACCGTTCAATCCCCAGGATTTGATACGGATGGTGCAGTCCTATGTGGAGCAAACATCAGCGCAATCTACGCCCTAG
- a CDS encoding ABC1 kinase family protein: MKTPRWQRRKLSLRQRQLEIFTVAAQFIFRLGKDRLPGGNPARKRHRQARWLVNHLLDLGPTFIKIGQAMSTRPDLFPIEYIEELSQLQDRVPPFKGQAAIAVIEQEFNKSIYALFKDFELEPLASASLGQVHRATLYSGEEVAVKVQRPGLSRLFQVDMQVLEKLLHWASYFLKDLKKYNLNQIYREFFELLYQEIDYIHEGKNGDHFRQNFADDQQILVPKVYWQYTTRKVLTLEYLPGIKIDDRAALEASNIDPDHVISLGISSYLKQLLQDGFFQSDPHPGNMAVDATGKLIFYDFGTMTEVKSMEKTQMMRTFFAVLRKDTDEVVETLVYMGLIEPMADMTPVKRMIAFLLDRFRDRPIDLQEFEQISNELYLMFEQQPFRLPPQMTFIIKALTTLDGIARALDPQYNLMAAAQPFIRSLAVSHKPGENRLGSLAQQTKEFVLYQFQKPSRTEMAIKRLESRIELGELQFRVKSVEGDRQLRRIYLAIKTMMYGILWGFSSVVGILVWSQAASLFLIGAIALTVFFFGLQTLRALLQLLIQERLDHLIRR; encoded by the coding sequence GTGAAAACTCCCCGCTGGCAACGGCGCAAACTGAGTCTCAGGCAACGGCAACTGGAAATCTTTACCGTGGCCGCCCAGTTTATCTTCCGGCTGGGCAAAGACCGACTCCCCGGTGGCAACCCTGCCCGCAAACGCCATCGCCAAGCCCGCTGGCTCGTGAATCACCTCCTGGATCTGGGGCCGACCTTCATCAAAATTGGCCAGGCCATGTCAACCCGCCCGGATCTATTTCCCATCGAATACATCGAGGAACTGAGCCAACTCCAAGACCGGGTGCCCCCATTTAAGGGTCAAGCGGCGATCGCCGTCATCGAGCAAGAATTTAACAAATCCATCTACGCCCTCTTTAAGGATTTTGAACTAGAGCCCCTCGCCTCCGCTAGCCTGGGCCAAGTGCACCGGGCTACCCTCTACAGCGGCGAAGAAGTAGCCGTAAAAGTCCAGCGCCCCGGCCTGAGTCGTCTGTTCCAAGTGGATATGCAAGTCCTCGAAAAACTTTTGCATTGGGCCAGTTATTTTTTAAAAGACCTCAAAAAATACAATCTCAATCAGATTTACCGGGAATTTTTCGAGCTTCTCTACCAAGAAATTGACTACATCCATGAAGGGAAAAATGGCGATCATTTCCGGCAAAATTTCGCCGACGATCAGCAAATTCTCGTGCCCAAGGTTTATTGGCAATACACCACCCGCAAGGTCTTAACCCTCGAATATTTACCGGGCATTAAAATTGACGACCGGGCCGCCCTCGAAGCGAGCAATATTGACCCAGACCATGTGATCAGCCTCGGCATTTCTTCTTACCTCAAACAACTGCTCCAGGATGGCTTTTTTCAGTCCGATCCCCACCCCGGCAATATGGCCGTCGATGCCACAGGGAAGCTGATTTTCTATGATTTCGGCACGATGACCGAAGTCAAATCCATGGAAAAAACCCAGATGATGCGTACGTTTTTTGCGGTGCTGCGCAAGGATACGGACGAGGTGGTCGAAACTCTGGTTTACATGGGCCTCATCGAGCCGATGGCAGATATGACCCCGGTGAAACGGATGATCGCGTTTCTTTTGGATCGGTTTCGCGATCGCCCCATTGATCTCCAGGAATTTGAGCAGATTAGTAACGAGCTCTACCTGATGTTTGAGCAGCAACCGTTTCGTCTGCCGCCCCAAATGACTTTTATCATCAAGGCTCTCACCACCCTCGATGGCATTGCCCGCGCCCTCGACCCCCAATACAATCTCATGGCGGCGGCCCAACCATTTATTCGTAGCTTGGCCGTGAGTCACAAACCTGGGGAAAATCGCCTGGGGAGCCTCGCTCAACAGACTAAAGAATTTGTCCTGTACCAATTCCAGAAACCCAGCCGCACCGAAATGGCCATTAAACGCCTCGAATCACGCATCGAGTTAGGGGAACTGCAATTTCGCGTTAAATCCGTTGAAGGCGATCGCCAATTGCGCCGAATCTACCTCGCGATCAAAACCATGATGTATGGCATCCTCTGGGGTTTTAGCAGTGTGGTCGGTATTTTAGTCTGGAGTCAGGCGGCCTCTCTCTTCCTCATCGGGGCGATCGCCCTTACCGTATTTTTCTTTGGCCTCCAAACCCTCCGCGCCCTCCTCCAACTGCTCATCCAAGAACGCCTCGATCACTTAATCCGTCGTTAA
- a CDS encoding prepilin peptidase has translation MLALLQQSGLLAIAFIFLFIWGACFGSFLNVVVYRLPAGLSLAHPPSRCPHCGHQLGAQENIPVLGWLLLGGKCHWCKTPIAARYPLVETLMGLLCVATVVQFGLTLEAIAAFTLLFWLVALALIDYDTFTLPNPLTQSGLVLGLLFQMGLGFQANGFPGAIYGLMGGIGAAVLGLWLLDGIGVIGSAVLGQEAMGGGDPKLLAMIGAWLGWQNVLLTVILACALGTMIIGGAMGLGKHQRGQHLPFGPFLALGAIISLFWGDRLIELYLNAFLG, from the coding sequence ATGCTCGCGCTTTTACAACAGTCCGGTTTACTGGCGATCGCCTTTATTTTTCTATTCATCTGGGGAGCCTGTTTCGGCAGTTTCCTCAACGTGGTGGTTTATCGGCTGCCAGCGGGTTTATCCCTGGCACATCCCCCCTCCCGCTGTCCCCACTGTGGCCACCAACTAGGGGCGCAGGAAAATATTCCGGTGTTGGGTTGGCTCCTGTTGGGGGGCAAATGTCACTGGTGTAAAACGCCCATTGCCGCCCGGTATCCCCTCGTCGAAACGCTGATGGGCTTGCTCTGTGTTGCCACAGTGGTTCAATTTGGACTAACCCTAGAGGCGATCGCCGCCTTTACCCTATTGTTTTGGTTAGTGGCCCTGGCCCTCATTGATTACGACACTTTTACCCTGCCCAACCCCTTAACCCAATCGGGCCTCGTACTCGGTCTCCTCTTCCAGATGGGGCTGGGTTTCCAGGCGAATGGCTTCCCTGGCGCGATCTATGGGCTAATGGGTGGCATTGGGGCGGCGGTATTGGGGCTTTGGCTACTCGATGGCATTGGTGTCATTGGTTCGGCGGTGCTGGGTCAAGAGGCCATGGGGGGCGGCGATCCGAAACTTTTGGCGATGATTGGCGCTTGGCTGGGTTGGCAAAACGTCCTCTTAACGGTAATTTTGGCCTGCGCCCTGGGCACGATGATTATTGGTGGGGCCATGGGCCTCGGCAAACACCAGCGGGGTCAACATTTACCCTTTGGGCCGTTTCTTGCCTTAGGGGCAATCATTAGTCTGTTTTGGGGCGATCGCCTGATCGAACTCTACCTAAACGCGTTTTTGGGTTGA